A window of Zingiber officinale cultivar Zhangliang chromosome 5A, Zo_v1.1, whole genome shotgun sequence contains these coding sequences:
- the LOC121979802 gene encoding cytokinin dehydrogenase 5-like: MAIERHALLLLLICRLLATVGLTVAPAEPLLQLFDSDVVRLDPPALAASSSDFGALFTAAPTAVARPRSAEDVAGLIRSAHAAGSFPVSARGCGHSTHGQALAPAGLVVEMARGRLPGHRPTPVYAGGQHYVDVWGGDSWTDVLSWTLSHGGLAPKSWTDYLHLSVGGTLSNAGVSGQAFHHGPQISNVLQLDVVTGEGEVVTCSNEENSELFNAVLGGLGQFGIITRARIALERAPQRARWIRVLYSDFAAFTRDQERLIALDGERFDYVEGLVIVDEGLINNWRSSFFSPKNPVKIGSVAGEQRVLYCLEMAKYYHEEDGGEVDGAVERLLRRLRYIPSTEFTTDLTYVEFLGRVHRAEERLRSKGLWDVPHPWLNLFVPASQIADFDSGVFRGILGNNTGGPVLIYPMNKNKWDERSSAVMPEEDVFYLVAFLRSALPNSDDPTQSLEHLKQQNREILEFCHRAHIKIKQYLPHYKTQGEWVDHFGPKWNRFVARKVEFDPKHILGSGHGIFHPSSSPSSLFHT, translated from the exons ATGGCGATTGAGAGACACGCCCTGCTTCTGCTCCTCATATGCCGCCTGCTCGCCACCGTCGGCCTCACCGTGGCACCGGCGGAGCCGCTCCTCCAGCTCTTCGACAGCGACGTCGTCCGCCTCGACCCCCCGGCGCTGGCGGCCTCCTCCTCCGACTTCGGGGCCCTCTTCACCGCCGCGCCGACGGCCGTAGCGCGGCCGCGCTCCGCAGAGGACGTCGCGGGCCTCATCCGCTCGGCCCACGCGGCGGGGTCGTTCCCGGTCTCCGCCCGCGGCTGCGGTCACTCCACCCACGGCCAGGCCCTCGCGCCGGCCGGCCTCGTTGTCGAGATGGCCCGCGGCCGCCTCCCCGGCCACAGGCCGACTCCGGTCTACGCCGGTGGACAGCACTACGTGGACGTCTGGGGCGGCGACTCGTGGACCGACGTGCTGAGCTGGACGCTAAGCCACGGCGGACTCGCGCCGAAGTCGTGGACGGACTACCTCCACCTGTCGGTCGGCGGCACCCTCTCGAACGCCGGCGTCAGCGGACAGGCCTTCCACCATGGGCCCCAAATCAGCAACGTCCTCCAGCTCGACGTCGTCACAG GGGAGGGAGAAGTGGTGACGTGTTCGAATGAGGAGAATTCCGAGCTGTTCAACGCCGTGCTCGGTGGGCTGGGCCAATTCGGGATCATCACAAGGGCACGCATCGCGCTGGAGCGGGCTCCACAGAGG GCGAGGTGGATTCGGGTGCTGTACTCCGACTTCGCGGCCTTCACGCGAGATCAGGAGCGGCTCATAGCGCTGGACGGCGAGAGATTCGACTACGTGGAGGGGCTGGTGATCGTCGACGAGGGCCTAATCAACAACTGGAGGTCGTCCTTCTTCTCGCCCAAGAATCCGGTCAAGATCGGCTCCGTCGCCGGAGAACAACGCGTGCTCTACTGCTTGGAGATGGCGAAATACTACCACGAAGAAGACGGCGGCGAGGTTGACGGGGCGGTGGAGAGGCTTCTGCGGCGGCTGAGGTATATTCCGTCGACGGAATTCACGACGGACCTCACGTACGTGGAGTTCCTGGGCCGGGTTCACCGGGCCGAGGAGAGGCTGCGGAGTAAGGGGCTGTGGGACGTGCCGCACCCATGGCTCAACCTCTTCGTGCCGGCGTCGCAGATCGCCGACTTCGACTCCGGCGTCTTCCGGGGGATCCTCGGCAACAACACTGGCGGCCCCGTCCTCATCTACCCCATGAACAAGAACAA GTGGGATGAGAGGAGCTCTGCGGTGATGCCTGAGGAGGATGTGTTTTACTTGGTTGCCTTTCTCCGATCGGCCTTACCGAACTCTGACGACCCAACCCAGAGCTTAGAACACCTAAAACAGCAGAACCGGGAGATACTAGAATTTTGCCACCGTGCCCATATCAAGATCAAGCAGTACCTTCCTCACTACAAGACTCAGGGAGAGTGGGTCGACCATTTTGGTCCTAAATGGAACCGGTTCGTGGCGCGCAAGGTTGAATTCGACCCGAAGCACATCTTGGGCTCAGGCCATGGGATCTTCCACCCCTCCTCATCTCCCTCCTCCCTGTTCCATACATGA